Proteins encoded in a region of the Flammeovirga yaeyamensis genome:
- a CDS encoding DUF1987 domain-containing protein has protein sequence MKVLNLAGTEDTPKVVLDKENEIFEISGRSLPEDSAEFFAPILSWIDEYAEENNSETKFLFKLEYFNTASSKLILDILSKLEEVEGVTVVWYYHEDDEDMQEAGEEFEELVELEFEFETY, from the coding sequence ATGAAAGTCCTAAATCTAGCAGGAACAGAAGATACACCGAAGGTAGTCCTTGATAAAGAAAATGAAATTTTTGAAATATCAGGAAGGTCCCTCCCAGAAGATTCAGCAGAATTTTTTGCCCCTATTTTAAGTTGGATTGATGAGTATGCTGAAGAAAATAATAGTGAGACTAAGTTTTTATTCAAACTAGAATATTTCAATACAGCCTCTTCAAAATTAATCCTTGATATCTTATCTAAACTTGAAGAAGTAGAAGGCGTTACAGTTGTCTGGTATTATCATGAAGATGATGAAGATATGCAGGAAGCGGGAGAAGAATTTGAAGAATTAGTAGAATTAGAGTTCGAATTCGAGACTTACTAA
- a CDS encoding SiaB family protein kinase produces the protein MKYIYELHRTMLDKDLILIYEGEITQDITKSVLSMAERNMDSYGEQSKIKRKVFNVMVECLQNISKYAVPMEETSDKKNSAVFMIGKEDNSYFITSGNPILSRNVKDIAGRLEKINDLDKDGLKNLYKDIIKNGKISAKGGAGLGFIDMARKSGEKLRFDFEPINDEFTFFSLKTTIPRKLK, from the coding sequence ATGAAATACATCTACGAACTTCATAGGACAATGTTAGATAAAGATCTTATCCTTATTTATGAAGGGGAGATCACCCAAGACATTACTAAATCTGTTCTTTCTATGGCTGAAAGAAACATGGACTCTTACGGCGAACAATCTAAGATCAAAAGAAAAGTGTTTAACGTAATGGTTGAATGTCTTCAAAATATCAGTAAATACGCTGTGCCTATGGAGGAAACTTCAGACAAGAAAAACAGTGCCGTATTCATGATTGGCAAGGAAGATAATTCTTACTTTATCACATCAGGCAACCCCATTTTATCCAGAAATGTTAAGGATATTGCAGGAAGATTAGAAAAAATTAATGACCTTGATAAAGACGGTCTTAAGAATTTATATAAAGACATTATCAAAAATGGTAAGATTTCTGCCAAAGGAGGTGCAGGTCTTGGCTTTATTGATATGGCTAGAAAATCTGGCGAGAAACTTCGCTTTGATTTTGAACCCATCAATGATGAGTTCACATTTTTTTCTCTTAAAACGACAATTCCAAGAAAACTAAAATAG
- a CDS encoding PAS domain S-box protein produces MLMVVTITVAIISFLSYIQTEDSVERRYSETFDVISTLKSEQIDQKFKLLEQNLKYISKSALIVSSTTKLKYLFKTKSSAYKDSTYYAIKRTLDNDLFPKQIVNGYSNIIISDDRGSVLYTSYTFPASVIVGDRNKTFEKIIKKAKTKTYFSEPFNTEKGVHMYIVSPRMKSRYGELGHVIILYSLQKNIYPIVENRTGLGDTGEILLSRMSEGAAKNVTIISPLKSSQNLLTEVISEGDPKNIAIQKAAKGDSKDFGYDIDWRGKKTISYWNYIPTTKWGLVVKIDYDEIKSGLNGLILTFVYTAIIIILIVMLVAVTFSKFLTSPIIRLKNRLNYIAKGILPHEVSDDIQNDEIGEMQMAVQEVVNGMKRTANFSEQIGDGNYDAVYSALSEDDTLGNALISMRDSIQKAEKRDYERNWIITGEAEIGQILRTHNDLIALGDEVIAYTTEKINAVQGAFYVVEGATDELSIDKQTIELVSTYAYNKKRFLKKQFKFAEGLVGQAAIEMEMILRTEIPSDYLSITSGLLGEKKPRSVLIMPLIANEKVYGLLEFASLDNFSPMTLEFVKEISQIIARTIFNIKINERTVRLLKESQQMSSELSVQQEILRQNAEEMESTQEELQRTNHRLEEQVEEVKHSQNRLQSLLENASEVITIFDKDSKIKFVSPSSKHILGYKPQDLIDTSYLSNLHKDSLDHVKEFINNLVESEGRQTFSLEYRYKLQDGRYIWLEATGINLTDDPAVEGIVINAQDITERKQAEVERRMRTQMQALSENSLDLIQRLNAEGHIFYTNPTIEDYTGLAAELFTGQQIDNTSLPENIIQLWKEMLIEVSSTSEKCTKEVEFPTNQGTRFMTVTAIPEFNDEKEFESALFVSHDITERKKVELEILLKNKKITESINYAKRIQGAIIPNTEHIKKDLNDCFIFYKPRDVVSGDFPWYYKKGKDIYIAAVDCTGHGVPGALISLIGYFLLNDIVSSNEDIEPGEVLNKLHEGVTKTLRQDSNSSTRDGMDIALSKIDLESKTVQYAGAHRPLYVYKSSNKEFTQIKGDKFPVGGEYKTRTSFSTHQLDLEQGDEIFMFSDGYPDQFGGEENRKFGAKRIRELIVNTDHSSMEDIATTFSNTFENWKGNFKQTDDVIMIGIGF; encoded by the coding sequence ATGCTTATGGTTGTTACCATTACCGTAGCAATTATCAGTTTTCTTTCTTATATACAAACAGAAGATTCCGTAGAAAGGCGTTACTCTGAAACTTTTGATGTTATCAGTACATTAAAATCTGAACAAATTGATCAGAAGTTTAAATTACTCGAGCAAAACCTAAAGTATATATCTAAATCTGCTCTGATTGTTTCTTCTACGACTAAATTAAAGTACTTATTCAAAACTAAATCAAGTGCATATAAGGATTCCACTTATTACGCTATAAAAAGAACGTTAGATAACGATTTATTCCCAAAACAAATCGTTAACGGATACTCTAATATTATTATTTCTGATGATAGAGGTAGTGTTTTATATACCAGTTATACTTTCCCTGCATCAGTAATTGTAGGTGATAGAAATAAAACATTTGAAAAAATCATCAAAAAGGCGAAAACAAAAACATATTTCTCCGAACCTTTTAACACAGAAAAAGGGGTGCATATGTATATTGTCTCACCTAGAATGAAATCAAGATATGGTGAATTAGGTCACGTTATCATCTTATACTCCCTGCAAAAAAACATCTATCCTATCGTTGAAAATAGAACTGGACTTGGTGACACAGGAGAAATTCTATTGTCTAGAATGTCTGAAGGTGCAGCAAAGAATGTAACAATTATTTCCCCATTAAAAAGTAGCCAAAATCTCCTCACAGAAGTAATTAGTGAAGGTGACCCTAAAAACATAGCTATACAAAAAGCAGCTAAAGGTGATTCCAAAGACTTCGGTTATGATATTGACTGGAGAGGAAAGAAAACAATCTCTTATTGGAACTACATTCCAACGACTAAATGGGGTTTGGTGGTAAAGATTGATTATGATGAAATCAAAAGTGGTCTAAATGGATTGATATTAACCTTTGTCTACACAGCCATTATTATCATTTTGATTGTAATGCTTGTAGCAGTTACCTTCTCTAAGTTCCTTACATCCCCGATTATTCGATTAAAAAATAGACTAAACTATATCGCCAAAGGTATCCTACCTCACGAAGTATCTGATGATATCCAAAATGATGAAATTGGAGAGATGCAAATGGCCGTTCAGGAGGTAGTCAATGGTATGAAACGTACCGCTAACTTTTCGGAACAAATTGGTGATGGTAATTATGATGCCGTTTATTCTGCCTTATCAGAAGATGATACGTTAGGTAATGCCTTAATCTCTATGAGAGACAGTATTCAAAAGGCAGAAAAAAGAGATTATGAACGTAACTGGATTATTACGGGTGAAGCTGAAATTGGTCAAATTCTTCGAACGCATAATGACTTGATTGCTTTAGGTGATGAAGTTATTGCATACACCACTGAAAAAATTAATGCTGTTCAAGGTGCTTTTTATGTTGTTGAGGGCGCTACAGATGAATTATCGATTGACAAACAAACTATTGAGTTAGTTAGTACATATGCCTATAACAAGAAACGTTTCCTTAAAAAGCAATTCAAATTTGCAGAAGGTCTTGTTGGTCAGGCTGCAATTGAAATGGAAATGATTTTAAGAACTGAGATTCCAAGTGATTATCTTTCAATCACTTCAGGACTTTTAGGTGAGAAAAAACCTAGATCGGTACTTATCATGCCTTTGATTGCCAACGAAAAAGTATATGGTTTATTGGAGTTTGCTTCTTTAGACAACTTCTCTCCTATGACATTGGAGTTTGTGAAAGAAATTTCTCAAATCATAGCAAGAACAATATTCAACATTAAGATTAACGAGAGAACAGTAAGGCTACTGAAAGAATCTCAACAGATGTCTTCAGAACTTTCTGTACAACAAGAAATCCTTCGTCAGAATGCTGAAGAAATGGAGTCTACTCAAGAAGAACTTCAAAGAACTAACCATCGTCTGGAGGAACAAGTTGAGGAAGTGAAGCACTCACAAAATAGATTACAATCCTTATTAGAAAACGCTTCTGAGGTGATTACAATTTTTGATAAAGACTCAAAAATTAAGTTCGTATCTCCTTCATCAAAACACATCTTAGGATACAAACCTCAAGATCTAATTGATACTTCATACCTTTCTAATTTGCACAAAGACAGTTTAGATCACGTAAAAGAATTCATCAACAATCTTGTCGAATCTGAAGGACGTCAAACATTTAGTTTAGAATATAGATATAAACTACAGGATGGACGATATATTTGGTTGGAAGCGACCGGTATTAATTTAACGGATGATCCTGCAGTTGAAGGTATTGTAATTAACGCACAAGATATTACAGAGAGAAAGCAAGCTGAAGTGGAACGTAGAATGAGAACACAAATGCAGGCACTTTCTGAAAACTCACTTGACTTAATTCAACGACTAAACGCTGAAGGTCACATCTTCTATACAAACCCAACAATCGAAGATTACACTGGGTTAGCAGCAGAATTATTTACAGGTCAGCAAATTGACAATACAAGTCTACCAGAAAATATTATTCAGCTTTGGAAGGAGATGTTGATAGAAGTATCTTCAACTTCAGAAAAGTGTACTAAAGAAGTTGAATTCCCTACGAATCAAGGGACACGTTTCATGACAGTAACGGCCATTCCAGAGTTTAATGACGAAAAGGAATTTGAAAGTGCTTTATTCGTATCTCACGATATCACAGAAAGAAAGAAAGTCGAACTGGAGATCTTATTGAAGAATAAGAAAATTACAGAGTCGATTAACTATGCAAAACGTATTCAAGGAGCTATCATCCCTAATACTGAGCACATTAAGAAAGATCTAAACGATTGCTTTATATTCTACAAGCCTAGAGATGTAGTATCTGGCGATTTCCCTTGGTATTATAAAAAAGGCAAAGACATCTACATAGCAGCTGTTGACTGTACAGGTCATGGTGTACCAGGAGCATTGATTTCATTAATTGGTTACTTCCTACTTAATGATATTGTTTCTAGTAACGAAGACATCGAACCTGGAGAAGTCCTTAATAAATTACACGAGGGTGTGACCAAAACATTACGTCAAGATTCGAATAGCAGTACCAGAGATGGAATGGATATTGCTCTATCAAAAATTGACTTAGAATCCAAAACTGTACAATATGCTGGAGCTCACCGTCCGCTTTATGTGTATAAATCTAGTAATAAAGAGTTTACACAAATCAAAGGCGATAAATTCCCAGTAGGCGGTGAATACAAAACGAGAACTTCGTTTAGTACTCATCAGCTCGATTTAGAACAAGGAGATGAAATCTTCATGTTCTCAGACGGTTACCCTGACCAATTTGGAGGTGAGGAGAACCGTAAGTTTGGAGCTAAACGTATAAGAGAGCTAATTGTCAATACTGATCATTCTTCAATGGAAGACATTGCTACGACTTTTAGTAACACATTTGAAAACTGGAAAGGCAATTTCAAGCAGACAGATGACGTTATAATGATAGGTATTGGATTCTAA